Proteins encoded within one genomic window of Spiribacter curvatus:
- a CDS encoding prepilin-type N-terminal cleavage/methylation domain-containing protein, whose protein sequence is MHATRTTPVSSRQAGSSLVEVLVASAILGMGLLGLILGQTRAGNDLRQMQWHTDARVLAMALAEQVRAYGPSGLPAVHRAAWRDRVAERLPEGEASVEWPRTRAGRGVITLAWRRPGQAEAAQLRYVFRP, encoded by the coding sequence ATGCACGCGACGAGAACAACGCCTGTCAGTAGCCGTCAGGCCGGCAGCTCACTGGTTGAGGTGCTGGTCGCCTCCGCCATTCTCGGGATGGGGCTGCTGGGCCTTATCCTTGGCCAGACCCGGGCCGGCAACGACCTGCGCCAGATGCAGTGGCATACGGATGCACGCGTGCTGGCGATGGCGCTTGCCGAACAGGTGCGGGCCTACGGCCCGTCCGGTCTCCCGGCGGTCCATCGAGCGGCATGGCGGGATCGTGTTGCCGAACGGCTGCCCGAGGGTGAGGCCAGCGTTGAGTGGCCCCGCACCCGCGCGGGCCGCGGTGTCATCACGCTTGCCTGGCGGCGTCCGGGTCAGGCCGAGGCTGCCCAGCTGCGCTATGTATTCCGTCCATGA
- a CDS encoding NrdJb, with protein sequence MAVKIDTKIVDYEVARADAEDAPASDAGHTPAAAAAIEHMHEELKRPERLEGQTYKIKTPLSEHALYVTVNDLILNEGTEHELRRPFEVFINSKNMDHFQWIVALTRIISAVFRKGGDCTFLVEELRSVFDPRGGYFKKGGRFMPSLVAEIGEVLEQHLRSIGMIEAEGLDEHQRRYIEQKKAEAMDRGQAGNPANDAATDDDGYPAGAELCGKCHIKAMVVMDGCLTCLNCGDSKCG encoded by the coding sequence ATGGCAGTGAAAATCGATACCAAGATCGTTGACTACGAAGTCGCCCGGGCGGATGCGGAAGACGCCCCCGCCAGTGACGCCGGCCATACCCCGGCGGCGGCCGCTGCGATCGAGCACATGCACGAGGAGTTGAAGCGACCGGAGCGCCTCGAGGGGCAGACCTACAAGATCAAGACGCCGCTCTCCGAGCATGCGCTCTATGTCACCGTGAACGACCTGATACTCAACGAGGGCACGGAGCATGAGCTGCGTCGACCATTCGAGGTGTTCATCAACTCGAAGAACATGGACCATTTTCAGTGGATCGTGGCGCTGACACGGATCATCTCGGCGGTGTTCCGCAAGGGTGGCGACTGCACCTTCCTGGTCGAGGAACTGCGCAGTGTCTTTGACCCGCGCGGCGGCTATTTCAAAAAGGGCGGTCGCTTTATGCCCTCCCTGGTCGCCGAGATCGGCGAGGTGCTCGAGCAGCATCTGCGCTCCATCGGCATGATCGAAGCGGAGGGGCTGGATGAGCATCAGCGCCGCTATATCGAGCAGAAAAAGGCCGAGGCCATGGATCGTGGCCAGGCAGGCAATCCGGCCAATGATGCCGCGACGGATGACGATGGCTATCCCGCGGGCGCTGAGCTCTGCGGTAAGTGTCACATCAAGGCCATGGTGGTCATGGATGGCTGCCTGACCTGCCTCAACTGTGGCGACAGTAAATGCGGCTGA